In Solanum lycopersicum chromosome 5, SLM_r2.1, the following are encoded in one genomic region:
- the LOC138348675 gene encoding uncharacterized protein, producing MVQDAFGVHSDFDFANQGEEAPNVECKIFFEQLESASRPLYEGSPHSQFSIAIRLLSIKSDWNVPQGAMDSVIDLIHDLVDPNLEIPDNFYKAKRLVSKLGMSSMRIHCCENGCMLYYKDDMDLESCKFCGKCRYKQTASGKKVPIKAMHFLPLIPRLKRLYASNRSAPHMRWHHEHRRPPGVMCHPSDGEAWKHFDRTYPQFAVEPRNIRLGLCSDGFTPHFVSAAPYSCWPVFVTPYNLPPEMCMTSPYIFLNCFIPGPRNPKVLIDVYLQPLIDELKQLWVQGVETFDVSLKQNFNLRASLMWTINDFPAYGMLSGWMTAGKLACPYCMENTKSFTLKHGRKNSLFDCHRQFLPMDHEFRSMKNSFRKNSVEQGYPPPILTREQIWERVQNFPKVAKEQPYKFDGYGVAHNWTKQSIFWELPYWKDNLLRYNLDVMHIKKITLIIYLTQ from the coding sequence ATGGTTCAAGATGCTTTTGGTGTGCattctgattttgattttgctaatcaaggtgaagaagctcctaatgttgaatgtaaaattttctttgaacaATTGGAATCTGCTAGTCGGCCTTTATATGAGGGGAGTCCACACTCACAGTTTTCTATTGCGATTAGATTATTAAGTATCAAATCAGATTGGAATGTTCCTCAAGGGGCAATGGACTCTGTGATTGACCTTATTCATGATTTAGTTGACCCAAATCTAGAGATACCTGATAATTTCTATAAGGCAAAGAGGTTGGTATCAAAGTTAGGAATGTCATCGATGAGAATTCATTGTTGTGAAAATGGTTGCATGTTATACTATAAGGATGATATGGATCTAGAATCGTGTAAGTTTTGTGGAAAATGTCGTTATAAACAGACAGCTAGTGGGAAGAAAGTTCCTATTAAGGCAATGCATTTCTTACCTCTTATACCAAGGTTAAAGAGATTGTATGCGTCTAATAGATCTGCTCCTCATATGAGATGGCACCATGAACATAGAAGACCACCTGGAGTTATGTGTCATCCATCCGATGGAGAGGCTTGGAAGCATTTTGATAGAACATATCCACAATTTGCAGTTGAACCACGTAACATTAGATTGGGTTTATGTTCAGATGGATTCACGCCACATTTTGTTTCTGCTGCACCATATTCTTGTTGGCCTGTATTTGTAACACCATATAATCTTCCACCCGAGATGTGTATGACCAGTCCATATATATTTCTCAATTGTTTCATTCCTGGCCCTCGGAATCCAAAAGTATTGATTGATGTATACTTGCAACCTTTGATTGATGAGTTGAAACAATTGTGGGTTCAAGGGGTTGAAACATTTGATGTGTCTCTTAAGCAGAATTTTAATTTGCGGGCTTCCTTAATGTGGACAATTAATGATTTTCCAGCATATGGAATGTTGTCAGGGTGGATGACAGCGGGAAAGTTAGCTTGTCCTTATTGTATGGAAAATACTAAATCATTCACTTTGAAACATGGTCGTAAAAATTCTTTGTTTGACTGTCATCGACAGTTCTTGCCAATGGATCATGAGTTTAGGAGTATGAAAAATTCATTTAGAAAGAATTCTGTTGAACAAGGTTATCCTCCTCCAATCTTAACTAGAGAACAAATTTGGGAGAGGGTTCAAAACTTTCCAAAGGTCGCAAAAGAACAACCCTATAAATTTGATGGATATGGTGTTGCACATAACTGGACAAAACAAAGCATATTCTGGGAGTTACCGTATTGGAAGGACAATCTTCTTCGATATAATCTTGATGTCatgcatattaaaaaaattactttgataatttatttaacacaGTAA
- the LOC138348676 gene encoding uncharacterized protein, which translates to MHPPLEYTQPPPQLPLMMTTSGNATPQGYSVLPPEDNRPTSSVSRTNTQNPANSQPSSSSASQLMMSSLRIQGNSSEPNTPTTNQSDTPGHDNTQLGMRDMHNRLVIEPEGYTFNPDDVVGIISQKKGAWRPEHEAKTCANFHKKATHTLASLFSKARRDNNKPSWVLPEDWEKLLVHWKYDPRFKQMSEIGKKTRSSTKGGSLYTSGAQSQGSVRRKLEKELGRPITQAEAFKATHIRKKKNPEDPDVWVEPRAEVTYNRYLQALEDLQQTLPEENRGMPLTQEQDERVWLDLTCGPSRYGYAYGMPHKTFREFSSEFEGLNSSNHDESMKKNLAMEKKIVELSSQAEESRARERRLELQFAGLKAQFDALLASGGIPPCSCDVTFPPRPPQSQPTQYPMYGQQRNMTHETSSDEESDDYVANTLPH; encoded by the exons ATGCATCCACCACTGGAATATACTCAGCCGCCCCCTCAGTTACCTTTGATGATGACCACATCAGGGAATGCTACCCCACAGGGATACAGTGTTTTGCCTCCAGAGGATAATCGACCAACGTCTAGTGTCTCTCGCACTAATACTCAAAACCCTGCAAACTCACAGCCATCATCATCATCTGCTTCACAACTTATGATGTCGAGTCTTCGCATTCAAGGTAATAGTTCTGAGCCTAACACTCCTACCACAAATCAGTCAGATACACCTGGTCATGACAATACACAACTTGGCATGAGGGACATGCATAATAGACTTGTCATTGAGCCTGAAGGCTACAc TTTCAATCCAGATGATGTTGTGGGGATCATTTCTCAG AAAAAAGGTGCTTGGCGTCCGGAACATGAGGCCAAAACTTGTGCAAACTTTCACAAGAAAGCTACGCATACTCTTGCTAGTTTGTTTAGTAAAGCTCGTAGAGATAATAACAAACCTAGCTGGGTTCTACCGGAGGATTGGGAAAAATTACTCGTGCATTGGAAATATGATCCAAGATTTAAGCAGATGAGTGAGATCGGTAAAAAGACAAGATCATCTACTAAGGGTGGTTCTCTATACACAAGTGGGGCTCAAAGTCAAGGAAGTGTGAGGAGGAAATTG GAAAAGGAACTAGGAAGACCGATAACTCAAGCTGAGGCATTTAAGGCAACACAcattagaaagaagaaaaatcctGAAGATCCAGACGTGTGGGTTGAACCGCGAGCTGAAGTGACCTAT AATCGATATCTTCAAGCTTTGGAGGATTTACAACAAACTCTGCCGGAAGAAAATCGAGGTATGCCACTTACTCAAGAACAGGATGAGAGAGTTTGGTTAGACTTGACTTGTGGGCCGAGTAGATATGGGTATGCATATGGAATGCCGCATAAAACCTTTCGTGAATTTTCTTCTGAGTTTGAAGGCCTAAATAGTTCAAATCATGATGaatcaatgaagaaaaatttgGCTATGGAGAAAAAGATTGTTGAGCTATCTAGCCAAGCCGAAGAATCACGGGCTAGGGAAAGGCGGTTGGAATTACAGTTTGCGGGTCTTAAGGCTCAATTCGATGCATTACTTGCTTCAGGAGGGATTCCCCCTTGTTCTTGTGATGTCACTTTCCCTCCTCGACCTCCTCAATCTCAACCTACTCAATATCCAATGTATGGTCAACAAAGAAATATGACCCATGAGACTAGTAGTGATGAAGAAAGTGATGATTATGTGGCAAACACATTACCACATTAG